The nucleotide window TTTTTTCCTCGGGCAGGCCGGCGTCGCGGAATTTCCGCATGAGGATGGCGCTGGCCGCCGTGGCCATGTCGGCCACGGCCGGCAACCGGTCCTCGGTGAAGTCGTAGACGGCGCGCACGGGCCTGGGATGGTGCAGGGTGAAGCCGCCCTTCCACATGTCGTCGTGGTCGAGGACGATTTTCACCTTGGGCCGGGCCAGGGATGTGAGCCAGGTCGGGAAACTGATGGGATGGAGCGGGAAGGCGAAGGCGTGGAGGATGTCCATCTTTTGGGTCAGGCATTCCCGGGCATTGAGGAACATCCGCAGGGTATGGCCGGTGTGGTAGGTGGCCAGGTTGACGCGCGGCAGGAGGCGGATGGTGAGGTTGCCTTCCGTGCGGTCGCGGATGGAAAGCGTCGGTTCGCGCGAGGCGCAGAGAAGCGTCACCGCATGCCCGCGCGCGGCGATATGCCGGGCGAGGTGGTAGCACCGGAAATAGGTGCCGTAGCCCTCGGGATTGTGATTGAGGTAGAGGATTTTCATTAGAGATTGGTTCTCACGAAGAGTTTTTCGGGAAGCGCCCGGACCAGGGCCATGATGGGCCGCCAGAACCAGGGGGCGTAGATCGTACCGCTGGCGCCCGCGGCGATGGCCTGGCGGATGTCGGCGGCCACCCGGGCCGGGGTGACGGTCAAACACTTGGGCGTGGGCGCGGCGGCGGTCATGCGGGTTCGCGTCCAGCCGGGCAGGACGGTGAGCACGCGCACGCCGGATTTGGCCAGCCGGTGGCGCAGGCCCGCGAGGTAGGCCGTCAGCCCGGCCTTGGCCGCGCCGTAGAGATAGTTGCTCTTGCGGCCGCGCTCGCCGGCCGGGGAGGACAGGCCGACGATGGTGCCGGCCCCGCGCCCTTCCATGTCCCGGGCGGCGATTTCGAGGATGGAGGCCGCGCCGGTCAGGTTCACGTCGAGGGCGGCCTTGGCCAGGGCGAAATCGCGCTGCGCCGCCTGCTGCTCGGGATAGAGGCCGAAGGCCACGACCACGATGTCCGGGGGCGTCTCCAGGGAATCGTAGAAGGCCTGGTGGCTGTCGAAGGCCGTGGCGTCGAAGGCGCGCACGGCAACGGGCGTGCCGCAAGCGGCCCGGATGTCGGCGGCGGCCTGTTCCAGGCGGGCCAGGTCGCGGGAGGCCAACGTCAGGCGGGCGGCGTCCTTATGGGCCAGTTCCCTGGCCAGGGCCAGGGCGATGTCCGAGCCCGCGCCCAGAAGGAGCACGTGGGGCGGCTGGCTGGCGGCGCTTTTCGGCCGCCGGGGCGGCAGGAGCGTATTCTTGAGCAGGCGCAGGCCGAACCGGGCGTAGTTGGCCACGATTTTGGGGTTGCCGCCGGCTTGCAGGAGCTTGCGGCCGATGTAGGTCGGGCGCAGGTGGAAATCGAGGAGCGTCTTTTTGCGGAAAGCCTCGATTTCCTCCATGGAAAGTCGGGTGGTGCCGACGGTCGGGGCGTTGAAATAGTCCTTGCCGAGCACCGTGCCGGGCAAAAGCCCCTCCTCCCGGGCGATTTCGTTGAGGCGCGTGCCGTAATACGGAATGGCGATGTGCAGTTCCAGGAAGTCGTTGTCGAGCTCGAAGATGTGCTTGCGAGTGGCTTCGAGGTGTTCGCGCCCTTCCCAGGGCAGGCCGACGAGGAAGAAGCCGAAGGTCAAAAGCCCCGCCTCCTTGGCCCATTTCGTGGCTTGCCGGTTGTCCTCGATGGTGGTGTGCTTGCGGATGCGCGAAAGCGTGTCCGGGCTGCCGGATTCGTAGCCGAAGGCCACCAGCCAGCAGCCGGCCTTTTTCATGAGAAAAAGCGTGTCGCGGTCCAGGGGCTTGGTCTTGGAGTTGGCCACCCAGCGGATCTTGCCGGCCAGGGGCGAAGCCAGGATGGCCTGGCACACGGCGGCGGTCCAGTCCCGGTCGAAGGTGAATGTGTCGGACTTGAAGAAGAAATCCCGGATGCCGTGGGTGAAATAGCACTCGGAAAGCTCGGCCAGGATGTTTTCCGGCGAGCGCAGGCGCAGCTTTTTGCCGGAAATCTTCGGCGTCATGCAGAAGATGCAGGCCGAGGGGCAGCCGCGCGAGGTGGCGATGGTGGCTTGGGGCTCGCCGGTGTCGGGCCGGGCGTAGAGGGCATTGTTGATGAGGCTTCTGTCCGGGAAGGGCAGGCTGTCCAGGTCGGTTTCCCAGGAGGCGAAATCCGTGGGCGTCCACACACCGTCCTTGTTGTAGAGGATGCCGCGAATGGACGGCACGGCGGCCGGGTCGCCGAAATGGGCGGCGGCCAGCCTGCCCACGATGAAATCCGATTCCAGGCCGATCAAATACGTGACGTCGGCCAGGTCGAGCTGTTCGAGGAGCGCCTGGTCCGGGGCGAAAAAGATCGCCCCCTTGAGCATGACCAGCAGGCCCGGCTTTTTGGCCGCGAGCTCCCGGACGAGTTTCAGGTCGTCGAAAATCGTGGAATTGGTGATGCTGACGAAGACGCCGTCCGGGTTCTCGCGGTCGAAATCGGCCAGCAGGTCGGCCGGGGCGGCCCGCTCGGTCTGGTAGTCGCGCAGGAAGACGGCGAAGCCTTCCTTTTTGAGCGTGGCGGCGGCGTAGCCCAGGTCGTTGGGGGCGCGCATGGAGGTGGCCGTGGACTGCTCCACGTTGCCCTGGGAACGGTCCTCGCCGCGCTGGTAGAAGCGGCCCGGCGGGTAGAAGAGCATGATCTTTTTCATGGATGACCGGAATGCTCCATGTAGAGGATGAGGTAGCAGCTGACGATCCACAGGACGAGTGAGGCCTGAATGAAGCCGTCGCGCAACAGCACCAGGGTCGGCGAGCCGCTTTTGCACTCGACCAGCGTGATCTGCAAGTAGCGCAGCACGCCCATGATGACGAAAATCGCCGTCAGGTACAACTTGTCCGAGCCGTGCTTGGCGATGACCTCGGGCGAAACGGTGTAGAGGATGTAGCTGACGATGACCACGGCGGCCATGATCATCATGGCGGCGGAGACGAATTCCAGGTTGTAGCCGTCAAGCGACCGGCGGGTTTTCTCGCAACCGGCGGCGGACAGCAGCAGGTCGTCGCGGCGCTTGGCGAAGCCGAGAAACAGGGCCAACAGGAAGGTCATCAGCACGATCCAGTGGCTGGGGGTGATGCCCGTGACCACGCCGCCGGCAAACACCCGCAGCACGAAGCCCACGGCGATACAGCCGAGGTCGATGAGCGCCTTGTGCTTGAGGGAGAAGCTGTAAAGCAGGTTGATGGCGAGATAGGCGGCCAGGATGCCGGCGAAGGGAAGATTGCCCAGGGTGACGGTGAAAAAAAACGCGCCGAAAAGGAGCAGCCCGGCAAAAAGCAGGCCCTCGGCCGGCGACAGGGCGCCGCTGGCCAGGGGACGGTTGCGCTTGGCGGGATGGGCCCGGTCCTCTTCCACGTCCCTGAGGTCATTGACGACGTAGACGGCGCTGGCGGTCAGGCAGAAGGCGATGAAGGCCACAATGGCCCGGGCCAGGGCCTCGGGACCGGCCAGCTTCCAGCCGAAAAAAAGCGGCAGGAAGACAAAGGCGTTTTTCACGTACTGGTGCGGCCTGGCGAGCTTGAGACAAGAGGCCAGGCGCGACGGGCGATGTTCCATACTGCTCCAGCCGGCCGGACGTGATCGCCTGGCGGGCGGCGATACCATAGCCGGGTTGCCCCGGCGCATCAATCTTCGCCCCGGGCGCCGCCAGGCGCGCGCGGGCCCGGCCAGGGGACAAGCAGGACCAGGCAGGCCAGACTCAGGACAACCCAGGCGCCGTGCACCACGGGCAGCATCCGGGCCATGATGGCCTGGTCGCGGAAAACGAGTTCGGCCTTGCCCGAGGCGCCGGGCGGCAGGGGGAAGGCGTTGAGGAAGCCGTAGCCCCGAACCGGCGCGATCTCGCGATCCATAAGGCGCAGCCGCCAGCCCGGGTGATAGGATTCGGCGAAAACGAGTATTTGCCCGCCGCTGCCCGGGGGCAGATCCAGGTCGTAGCGGCCCGGGTTGACCCGTTTGTAGCCCAGGGCCGGCGGCGCCCCCGACGCTACCGGACCGGACTCCAGGGCGACACGGTCCAGGGCGACGGTCGGCGGGCCGGAAAGGGCCAGGCGGGCATGGCCGGCCGCGTCCGTGGCCAGGGGCAGGCCGGTGACGTCCAGGGCACCGTCCCGCTCGAAAACGCGTTTGGCCCCGCCCGGCAGGGTCACGACATCCCCGGCCCGGCCGACCAGGCGCAGGGAAGCCGCGTAGGCCCCGGGGACCGGCGCCGCCAGGTCGAAGGCGGCCGGCAGCCGGGCCGCCGCGCCGAAAGACAGGGTCGCCCCGCCCGGCACCGGGGTTTCGGCCACCAGGCGCATGGGGCTGTTGGGGGCGTTGGCCTGGGAGGACAGCTGGGCCTGGCGCATGACGAAGCGCACGGTAACCGTGGTAGCCGGACCCGGGATACGGTGGACTTCCTTGCGGCCGTAGACATCCTCCCAGCGGCCGTCGGGCCGGCCGTCCACCCGGAAAAGCGGCGCAAACGGGCCGCCGTCCACGGACACCGCGGCGTCGACGTACGACGGCGCGGCCTTGTCGCCAAAAAGCCGGGGATAGGCCTCCAGGGTGACATCCCGGGTCGGCACCGGGAAAGCGGCGGTAAACGAAACGGTGCCCGGCGCGTCGCCTTCCACGGCGACCGTTCCGCCACCCGAAACGTCAACATCGCGCAGGACGGCCCCGGCGTTTTCGACGGCAACGCCGGCCTCGCCAGCCAAAAGCGGCACGGTCAGGCGCGGGGCCATGGGCGAAACCGGCCCGACGACGGCTTCCTCGGCCTCGGCCGCCAGGCGCGCCCCGCCCGAGCCGGCCAAGGCGGCCACCTGTTCCCGGGCCTCGTCGAAAGCCTCCTCGGGCACGGCCAGCAGGCCCGAAACGGCCACCCCCCGGCCGGGAACGGTCACGGTCAGGCCGTGGGGCGGGCCGGGCTCGAAGGTGGCCGTGCCGCAGTCGAGCCAGTCCAGGCCCTTGCCCAGGGGGCCGGCGTCGAGGCTGGCGATGGCCGCGCCGTCCAGGGATACGGTGGTGCGGCCGGCGAAGGCGTCGGCCCCCAGGCGCAGGAAAACCCGCCAGGAACCGTGGCCGATCAGCGGAAATTCCAGGCTGCCCGGCCCCTTGGACACGAGTCCCCCGCCGTCGAGGGCCGCGCCGCCAAAGCGGATGTCGTCCAGGACCCTGGCGGACAGGGGTTCGAAATCGCCGCTGCGGCCGGCGCCGGCCGCCGCCGCGAAGGCCTCGGCCGGCAGGTACGGCAAGACCAGTTCCGGCCAGGACCGGCCCAGGGAGACCAGGCCCGAAAGGCCCTGGCCCAGGCGCTTCAGGTCGGCGGCGGCCAGGTCCGCGCCGCCGAAGACGGCCTGGCCGGCGAAACCGGGATGGTCGCCGGCGGCCAGCGACAGCAGCAGCGGAAAGCCGCCGGCGGCGAGCGCCCCGCCGGAAACCAGGCGCAGGCGGGGCAGGGAGTCGGTGTTGGCGTAAACCTCCAGGGGCGGCGCCTGAATGGCGGCATCGGGCCGCAGGTCGGCCTGGGCGGCGACAAAGGGGGCCAGGATGTCGCCGGGATCGAAGAGCGTTTCCGGACCGCGCTTGGTGGTCGGCATCCAGCCGAAGGAACCGTAGGACAGATAGGCCACGCTCGGGTCGAACACGACCTTTCTTACGGCCATGAGCCCCAGCAGCCGGCCGAAGTCGGCCGTGACCGGCCAGGGCCGCATGAGCACGGACAGCAGGTAGCGGGAGTAGGGTTCGCCGAAAAAGGTCGGGCCCATGACCGCGTCCTTGCCGAGCATGGCGAAGTTGCGGGTGACGGCGTTTGGCGGCGGGGCCGGCACGTCGCCCGTGGGGCCGGCGATGGTCGGCCAGACGGTCAGGCGCCAGTCGCCCGGGTCGACGGCCAGGGCGGCGACCAGCGCCCGTTCGGCCGGGGAAACGGGTTGGGGCATCAGCGCCATGGTCTGGGTGGTGGCGTTTTTGGGCACGGCCAGGGAGCCGTTCAGGTACGGCCAGAGGTAGACGGCCAGGCAGGCGGCGGCGAAGGCCCCGGCCGCGACATCCGGCAACCGGCCGCCCCGCCAGAAGGTGCGCCGGGAGACCACGGCCAGGCCCATCCCGGCCAGAAGCGACAGGCCGGTGAAATACAGCGGCAGCCACCTGGCCGGCCGGGCCATGAGATAGAAAATCATGGGCACGCGGGCCAGGAGCTTTTCGTAGAAAACCGCCCCGGCCAGGGTTTTCGCCCCGGCCATGCAGCAAAACCCGGCCAGCAGGCAGGTGGCGGCGTACCATTTGAGCTCGCGGCCCCGGCCCTTGTAGGCCAGGCCCAGCAGGGTCAGGGCCAGCAGGCCGGCGGCGGCGGCGACCCAGACGGGATTGTCCTTGAAATTGACGGGATAGGCGTATTCCGTGCCCATGCCGTAGTTGTCGGTGTGGCCGAGCATGGCTTGGCGCAGGGGCGTGGAGAAGCGGCGGTACATGCCGAAATAGTTCTCGCGCACCTCCTCGGCCGTCTGGTGGTATTTGACCGTGGCCCCGCCGCCGGCCATGGACACGGCGGCCGGCACGAGCCAGTGCAGGCTCAGGGCAACGACCGTGGCGCCGGCCAGGCAAAAGGCGGCCAGGGGCTTGCCGCTTGGGCGCGAGGCCGTGGCGGCCAGGGTGAAAAGCACGGTCGTTGCCGCGAAAAAGACGATGCCAAAGGGCGAGGCCGAGCAGACCAGCGCCCCGAGCAGGCCGGCGGCCAGGGCCAGGCCGGCTGTCCGGCGCCAGCCCGGGGCCGCACCGGCCTTGGCCAGCAGCCAGACGACCCAGGGCAACAAGGCCAGGGCAAAGCCGGTTTCCTGGATGTGGCCGCTTATGGCCAAAGTGTACTGGCGGGGATTGAAGGCATAGAGCGTCGCGGCCAGGCAGGCCGGCCAGGCGCCCAGGCCCAGCAGGCCGCACAAGGCGGCGATGCCGCCGGCGCCGAGGACGGCATAGGCCGGCCCCGTGGCCTTGACCAGCACCGTGCCGCCCAGGGGCGCCAGGGACTCCCGCACCACGATGTCGAACCAGCGGTTGATGGCCCCGAAGGCCCCGGGCGCGCCGCCGTCGAACAGCGGATTCCAGCCGTATTGGGAAATGGAGGCCAGGCGCCGGTTCTCTTCGGGAAAGGGCGGCGTGACGTTGTCCCAGTTCTGGTAGATATGGCCCGGGGCGCAGAGAATCCCCCGGTAGGCGACAACGGCCAGGGCGGCCGCCACGGCCAGGACGACAAGGTATTTTCGCATGGCGCGCCGGGCTAGAGGTAGGCCCGCAGGCGGCGCCAGCCAAGGCGCAACGCCGACAGCCACGGGTTGCCCCCTTCCAGGGGTTCCATCAGGCGCACGTAACGGTGCAGCGAGGCGGCCAGGCCGAAAAACCGCTCGGCCAAGCCGCCGCCGTGGCGGGCCAGCCAGAAAAGCGGCCGTCGCCATCGCGGCAGGCGCACCATCCAGTAGAAGCAGGCGTTAAAGGCCGTCAGGGCCTCGGTGTCGGGCTGGCGCAGCACGGCCTGGTGGAACAGCCCGGCCTGCATGGCCTCGCCGGAAGCCAGGCCGCGTTCGACGATATGGTCGAACACCCTTGTGCCGCGGTAGGGCTGCAAAAGCCCCGACCAGGGGTGGTTGGCCGGCCCCAGGCGCAGGTTGAGGGCCAGGGTCTTTTCGGCCAGGGCCAGGGTCTCGCCGGGCAGGTTGAACATGTTGAAGGTGGAAAAGCGGATGCCGTGGGCGGAAAGCAGCTCGGCCGTGCGCAGGATCTGCTCCTCGCTGATCTTCTTGCCGAGCACCTCGTTGCGCAACCGCTCGTCGCCGGATTCCAGGCCGAAGGAGACCACCTTGCAGCCCGAGGCGGCCAGTTCGCGCACCAATTCGGCGTCGACCAGGTTGGCCCGCACGGCGCAGGTAAACGGCAGGCCGATTTCCGCCCGGTAGCGGGCCAGAAAGCCTTCCAGCCAGTCGCGGTCCTGGATGAACAGGTCGTCCACGAAGCCGACGTAGCGCACCCCGCCGGGCCGCTCGCGCCGCTCGCGGGCGATCTCCTCCAGGAGCCTATCGTGGCCGTGGCGGCGCACGTAGCGCCCCTTGCCGGCGTAGAGACGGCGCAGGACGTGGTTGTAGCAAAAGGAGCAGCTAAACGGGCAGCCCCGGGCGGCCAGGACCTCCACCCCGCCCCCTTCGACCAGTTCGGGGTAGCGGCGGCGGTAGAACCCCCGGTCGGGGAGCGGAAGGCTGTCCAGGTCGGCGCGCAGCGGATACAGATCGTTCTTGGCCAGCCCCGAGGCGGCCTTGACCCAAAAGCCCGGCACCCGCGCGCCGTCGCCGCCGCCGGCCAGGGCGTCGACGAACTCCGGCAGGGCGTCCTCGGCCTCGCCCCGGCAGACGGCATCGAGGCCGGGCTCGGCAACGAACTCCGGGAAAAACGTGGCATGGGGGCCGCCGGCCACGACCGGGCCGTTCCAGACGGCCTTGACCCGCGACGCGGCCTGGGCCGCCCAGCCCTCCAGGCCGGTCATGAGGGAAAAGGCCACGACATCGGGCCGCAGGGCCCGGGCCTTGTCGTAAAACGAGGCCTTTTCCTGGGACTCCACCAGCACGTCGGCCCCATGGCCCCGGGCGGCCAGGGCCGCGGCCAGGTACATGACGCCAAAGGACTCGTAGCCGTCGCGCTGGAGGAACAGGACCTTGGCCATGGGCCGGGTTCGCCTAGCCGGCCGACCGGGAATCGAGGATCTCCCCGGTATAGACGGCCGCCTCTTTCTTCATGATCTCGCGCCAATCGTACTCGCGCACCACCAGTTCGCGGCCGGCGTGGCCCAGGCGGGCGGCCAGGCCGCGATCCTCGATGAGGCGCAGGAACGCCCGGGCGAAGGCGTCCGCGTCGCCGCTTTTGGCCACCAGGGCGTTCTCGCCGTCCCGGGCGATCTCGCCGATGGCCTTGAGCCTGGTCACCACCACCGGCTTGCCGCAGCCCCAGTACTCGAAGAGCTTAAACGACAGGTAGTGGTCGTGGTTGAGAGTGGCCCGCAACGTCATGGCCCCGATGTCGCAGGCGCACAGCACGGCCGGCACGTCGTTGTGGGGTATCCAGCCCGGCAGCACGACGTTGCCCGAAAGCCCCAGGCGGGCGATCAGCGGCCGGCAGACCTCGTCGAAATAGGGGCTGCCGCCGCCGAGGATAAGCAGCCGCACGTCGGGGCGCACGGCCGCGACCTTGGCCAGGGCCTCAAGCAGGATGTCCACGCCGTCGTCGTGCTTGATGTCGCCGTGGAAAACCAGCACCGGCGCCTCGGCCGGGATGCCGAGCTTCTCGCGCACGCCGGTCGTGGGCACGTCGGGGCGGAAGGTTTGGGAATCCGTGCCGTCGGCCACGATGTGGATCTTCGCCGGGGGCAGCCCATGGGAGCGGACCAGGTGCTCCTTGAGCTGGCGGCTGACGACGAAGACGCAACGGGCCTGGCGCAGGACGTAGTTTTCCAGCCAGACGAGCGGCTTGCTCAAAAGCGGCATGTCCGTGCGGGCGATGTCGGAATAAAAATCCGTGAAATCGACGAAGACCGGGCGGCGAATCAGCTTGCCGGCGATGACCGCGGCCAGCCCGGCCAGGGGGTTCCAGGCGTGCAGGGCGGCGAAGCCCCGGCCGTAGGACCGGCGGTACCAGACCTCCAGGATGGCCAGGGAAAGGATGGAGGCCAGGAAATGCCAGATGCGCACGGGCAGGCGCCAGGAGGAATAGAGGTGTTTGGCCCAGCCCGGGAACTGGTTCATCCAGATCCATTCGACGAAATAGGAACGCCGGGTGGCCAGGTCCTTGCTCGGCGAAACCATGTTGACCATGACCCGCTTCTCGGCGATCAGCGCCTTGGCCAGCCAGTACATGCGCAAATTGGCCCGGGACACGGGCGGAATGGTGGTCTCGACCAGGATGCCCACCTTGGGCCGGCTGTCCAGGTCGAAGCCCTCGGGGATGACGGCGGGGGGGCGTTTTCGCAAAAAGAACATGGTTTTCCTCGGGCTGGCGATAGGACGGCGCAAGCGGCGCGGCAAGTGTAGCGGGAAGGTCGCGCCGAGGCAAGCGGGCGGCCCGGCCGGCCGCCGGGGCCGGCCGGGCCGCCCGCCTCACGACGACCGGGGCGCGAACCGGGGCGTCGTCTCGAAATCCATGGCGGCCAGGGTACGGTCGTAGATGGCGTCCCACAGGTTGTCGCGCGAGGCGGCCACCACTCTGGCCCGCATGGCGAAATACCAGTCGTCGTCGGTAAGCAGGCGCACGGCGGTCTCGGCCAGGACGGCCGGATCGTAGGGGATGACCAGGCCGAGCCCCCCGTCGCGCACCTCGCGGTGCGACGGCGGCACGTCGGTGGTGACCACGGGCAGGCCGCAGCCGATGGCTTCGCGGATCTTGATCACGTCGCCAAAGCGCTTCACGTTTTCCGGGAAGGGCATGTAGGGGGCCAGGGCGGCCGTGGCGCCCAGGGCCGCCCGCAGGATGGCGGACCGGTCCGTGACGTAGCCGTGCCAGACGATGGCCCGGGATACGCCCAGGGCCTCGGCCCGAGCCCTCAGTTCGGCCAACTGCGGCCCGTCGCCGAAGAGGTCGATGGTGGCATCGGGCACGGCGGCCAGGATGGCCGGCAGGGCCTCGACGATCAGCGCCACGCCGTTTTCGCGGCAGATGCCGCCGCTGTAGAACAGGCGCCGGCGGTCGACGGCGGCATCGGGCGGGATGACCACGCCGTCGGGGATGAAGCCGAAAGGCACCCACAGCTCGCGGCCCAGGCGCGACATGTCGTAGCCCAGGATGTCGCGCCGGGCGTCGCTTATGGTGTAGGTGAAGTTCCAGATGAAATCCGAGCGTTGGCAGGCGGCCTTGTCGAGCCAGATGTAGAAGTCGTTTAAAAGCTTGTTGTCGAACTTCCAGGGCGACCAGTCGGAGATGTAGTAGGCGCTTTCCTTGACCTTGCCCCGGACCTTGAGCGCGCCGCCGCACAGGGCCAGCAGCGACTCCACGCCGACAAAGAGGTCGATGGGGCCGGGGGTGGCCGCCGCGGCCCAGAAGCAGGCCAGGATGTCGCGGAATTTCAGGCGAAAATACGTCTTGGGCCGGGCCTTGTCCGGGGCCACGGCAAAGGGTGCGGTCAGCCAGGCCGGCCAGGTGCGCATTTCCCGCAAGGCCCCCCGCTCGAAAAACGAGGCCTGGGGCCGGGAGACCATGCCCGGCCGGGGCACCGAGAGTTCGAGCACCGTCAGGCGCTCGGCCCGGTCGCGAAAATACTCGAGCATGGGCCAGGCCGGGCAGTTGTGGCGCATGCGCTCGCCCGTGGCCGCGTCGGTGATGTCGGAAATGGTGGCCACCAGGACCGAGGACAGCCGTTTCATGGCCTACTCCCCCCCTTCCCGACGGGCCAGGACCACGTAGTGCTCCTGGCGGAAGACTTCGGTAAAGCCCGGGAGGTCGATTTCCTCCAGGCTGACGAACGTGGTGCTGACCAGGAAGTGGGTGAGCTTGTAGCGGTCGGCGATCTCGGTCAGGGGCTTTTGCAGGTGGGGCCAGAAATCCACCAGTTCGTAGACGCCCACGGAATTATCGGAAAGGAGCGCCTTGCCGTTTTCGAGGAAGTAGGTGACGGCGTCGGCCAGGCCGTGGGGAATGCAGGCGATGCGCACCTCGCCGGGGAAGGCGTTCAAATGCGCCAGCACCGCCCACAAGGCCGGGGTGACGGACTTGTCGGGGTTTTTGACCACGAGCTTGACCTGGAAAAAGAGGATCACGGCCAGGCAGCCCAGGCCCACCAGCCACGGCGCGACCTTGACCACTTCCCAGACGGCCGGGTCGGCGGCGAACTTGAGGATGCAGGCGGCCGCCACGGCCGCCGCCGCGCCGGTGGCGTATTCGAGGTAGCGCGGCCCCTCGCCCAGAAAACGCATGTACTTGGTATTGAAAAGGAGGCCGAGGAGAAAGAGGATGACCGACCATTTGACGGCCACGGAAAACCAGGGCGAGGCGGCGGCCAGTTCGTGGTAGTCCGGCAGGAAGACGGCGGCGAAGGCGTACACGGCCCAGGGATTGACGGCCAGAAACGGCAGCACCGGAATCTTCTGGATGAGGTATTCGATGCGGCGCACGAAATCGGTGTGCTGTTTTTCCTTGGTGGGCAGGCCGCGAATCTGATGGGCCAGGCGGTTGCGGATGTTGTACATCCAGAAGGCGATCAGAAGCAGCTGGCCGCGCAGGGACTTGAGGTAGGCGCCCTTGAAGGCGAAAATGGAAACGAGCACGCCGGCCAGGAAAACCAGCAGGCAGCGGGCGTTGTTGTCCACGACGGTGAAGCCGATGATGCCGAAAAAGAGCACCTGCACGGCCATGCGGTGGGTGAAGGTCAAAAGCGTCACCCCGGCCACGCCGAGGGCGAACGTCCAGGCGTTCGGGTGCAGGGCGTAGGCCTGGACGGCGAGCATGGCCCACAGGAAAACGAGGCTGCCGGGCGTGCGCAGGCTCAGGTTGCTGGCCTCCAGGGGCACCACGGGGGTGAGCATGTAGAGGAGCTGGGCCAGATGGCCGCCCACGGGCGCGCCGGAAACGGCCCAGCCCAGACCGTAGACGGTCAGGCTTTGCAGCACGTCGAAGGCCGGGGAGACAAGGCCCTGGTTGCGGTCGAGCCAGGCCTTGGAAAAGCGCGAACACACGAACGGCAAAAACGGCGGGTTGTCCACGGAGCCGGGCACGAGGTATTTCTCGGGCACGCTGTCCGGGTAGCGGCCGTGGCGGCGGATGGCGTCGGCCAGAAGCGCGAAGCGCCAGGTGTCGATACCGAAATAGCGGTTGAGAAGCCGCGGCCAGACTTCGAGGCCGAACCCGGCCAGGGCGATGACAACGGCGATCAGGATGTCGGTCATGCAACTCTCCGGTAAACGTATAACAGCTCGGGCAATCTGAAATCAGGCCCAGTATGGGACGTATTCGGCGAATTTATTGCCGGAAGAACCATCCTTCCTTTTGATCCTACCCGCCGAGACCGCGTCCCCGATAAGATTGGATATCTGTGTCCGCTGCTTTTCATGCATTTTGAAACGTTCGCGCAGGGAGGTGTTTGTCAACGTACTGCTCGAAAAATATTTGATTACCGCGTGTTGATAGCAGGCCTCGATCCTTTCATGCTGCGACATTTCAGAAAATTTCCTCGGCGCGAAAATCGTCACGGCAAAGGTGTTCTCCGTTTGCCTGAATGAAACCGGAGGCAGGCCATAGAGCTCGATGGCGGCAACAGCCTTCTGGAATCCCGTTCCCCGTTCTTCGCAAATTCCGAATCGTCGGAATGTCGATGCCAACATTTCATTGCGGGATTCCGGCCTGGTGCCGATCAAGCGATCCAAGGATTTTGTGGGGAGCAGGTTGCCAGGATTGGTGACCTCAATTCTATTGTCAAATAGTTCTATCATCGGGGAGGTGCCCGTCAGACTGAAATCCTGATGAATCAAAGCATTGGCCACGACTTCCCGCAAGGCGATCTCGGGGTAGACCGAGACCTCGGCGCGCAGCGCCGCTTTTATTA belongs to Solidesulfovibrio sp. and includes:
- a CDS encoding glycosyltransferase, coding for MKRLSSVLVATISDITDAATGERMRHNCPAWPMLEYFRDRAERLTVLELSVPRPGMVSRPQASFFERGALREMRTWPAWLTAPFAVAPDKARPKTYFRLKFRDILACFWAAAATPGPIDLFVGVESLLALCGGALKVRGKVKESAYYISDWSPWKFDNKLLNDFYIWLDKAACQRSDFIWNFTYTISDARRDILGYDMSRLGRELWVPFGFIPDGVVIPPDAAVDRRRLFYSGGICRENGVALIVEALPAILAAVPDATIDLFGDGPQLAELRARAEALGVSRAIVWHGYVTDRSAILRAALGATAALAPYMPFPENVKRFGDVIKIREAIGCGLPVVTTDVPPSHREVRDGGLGLVIPYDPAVLAETAVRLLTDDDWYFAMRARVVAASRDNLWDAIYDRTLAAMDFETTPRFAPRSS